In a genomic window of Sulfuriferula nivalis:
- the rnpA gene encoding ribonuclease P protein component — protein sequence MNIRYTFPRSCRLLKTDEYSSVFNFRCGKTGQYLNIYAKPNIENSSARLGIVVGKKQLRTAVARNLAKRVVRDMFRLHRNELPNLDYIVRINKPFTKDESNVVRNELILLFKKSKRCLDS from the coding sequence ATGAATATTAGGTATACTTTTCCACGAAGTTGCCGATTATTAAAAACGGATGAGTATTCATCCGTTTTTAATTTCCGTTGTGGAAAAACTGGTCAATATCTTAATATTTATGCGAAACCAAATATAGAAAATTCATCAGCAAGGTTAGGTATAGTTGTAGGTAAGAAGCAATTACGAACAGCAGTTGCACGTAACTTAGCAAAACGTGTTGTTCGCGATATGTTTCGACTGCATCGAAATGAATTACCTAATTTAGATTATATCGTTCGCATTAATAAACCTTTTACCAAAGACGAATCTAACGTAGTTCGCAATGAACTTATACTTTTATTTAAAAAAAGTAAACGATGTCTAGACTCTTAA
- the rpmH gene encoding 50S ribosomal protein L34, protein MKRTYQPSVIRRKRTHGFLVRMRTKGGRAVINRRRAKGRVRLAVGESR, encoded by the coding sequence ATGAAACGCACTTATCAACCTTCGGTTATCCGTCGTAAACGTACCCATGGCTTTTTAGTTCGTATGAGGACTAAAGGTGGTCGTGCAGTGATCAACAGACGTCGTGCAAAAGGGCGTGTTCGTCTTGCTGTAGGTGAGTCAAGGTAG